The DNA region GTCGGACGAAGATTACGTGGCGGATAGTGCGGATAGTGAGTCGTCTGATGCTGGCGATGAGGATGAGTTTGTGCCAGAGACACCTGCCGGGGCTGTGGCACGCCATGTGCTGCCTCCACCTCACTCGATTCCGGCGCTATCGGCAATCCCAAGTCACTATCACAGTCTGCATCTAGACGCGATGCAAGAGAGGACCTCGATTTCTGACACATGTGAAGAGGATTACAACCTAGACGGCAGGGTAGAGTTTCGAGTCGGCCACAGGTTCAGAAGCCGAGAGGCGGTGCTTCAGCCTTCagggtgtgaagaactacagtattcACAAGAGTGCTGAGTACCGGGTGATCGAGTCCGACCGGTTAAAGTACCTTGTGCAGTGCCGTCAAGCCAGCAATGGGTGTCAATAGAGCCTCTGTGTGACCTTTCGTCAGAATCTCGAATACTGATAAGTTCAAATTTAATTGTGATTTTGACTACTTTTGTATGATATGTTATGTAGGTTAGAAATATAGTTGAAGTATAAATGTTTTGTTGTGATTAGGGAGGTTCAGAGGTTTGGTGGACCGCACAATTGTCTAACACCCACCATGTCTCAAAACCATCGTCAGTTAGATAGTAGTCTCATTTGCAGGGTCATATTGCCCTTGATACAGTCCAACCCCTCTATCAGTATCTCGGTCTTACAAAATGCGGTCCAAGCTAAGCTTGTTTAGTTAACAAGATGGGCGTTTTCAATTGGGCCATTATGaaacttaattttctttcttgcaTACTAAACCCAATCCATCAAACAAACTATTGGTAATATTTTAATAGGcatttaatttaacattttaataatgtttgatcgtcattttaatattaattttctaaactcaatatatattgtttaattattaaatttattatctattttataaattattttattattcatctattatGACATATGTCTTCTCACTCCTTTTCCTTTCCAATCCCGTTCTCTCTCCTACAGTCAGTTTCTTTTCATCCTCCCTCTACTCCGCTCCTCCATCATAGCCGCTGATAGAACCAACCCTATTACATGTGATTAAAACTTGACAATTTGCCACTAGCCCACTATCAACACCACCATGAAcacttaaaaacaaaaaaaaaaaagaaggaaaacgaTGAACTGAAACTGAAAATGCATTCTCCTCTCCACTTCtttccaaaacaaaaagaaagctgAAGCGTAAAGGCGAGAAATCCTAACCTTTCCCCCACTGCTGCAAGGGCTGTCTAACCATCGTCACATGGACTGTTGTAAGGATTGCCGTCGTGTCATGCGTTGCAACTTCTTTCTCGAGTTTGGTGTCAGTCCTTGGCGTTCATCTGCTCTGTTGCGCTCCTGCCATTGACTTCTTCTGGTCATGGTGGTCGAAGTTCCCAATCCACCAATAGTAGTTTCTTCCTCGAGCTCAACATCTTCGAGCCTGCTCTTTGTTTGATCAGCTACAGGACTGTCGTCGTCCGTTGTACTCGTTGTCTGGCCTTTGTCTCCATCACACTTTTACCCCTCTACTCAAACTGTCAAGAAGTCAGAACAAAAATTTAGGATTATATTATTCAGAttggttttttcattttttttatttttcattcttcaTTCTTTTTAACTATGTCTCTGCTATACTTTGTTTTGTTGCCTTTTCTTGTGTTGTGTAGAAAAAAATTATGCTAAACTCTTGATAATTCTTGTTAAAATTATGTTAAAGCATGAGCTTTTATTTGTTCAGTATGTTACTTGATATTAGTATTCTTGTAATTGTTAGGAATTCAAGTGCTTTTATTGTAGTGTTGCTTTCTGAGGCTATGCTCTTTGTGACTATAAGATGTGGATATTAGATTATACTATTTAATAATGTATTCTTTTGGTTAAATTAATATGTTAATCCctcaaatttttagaaaatttcaaataaattttcaTGCTTCAAAAGTTTGTAATTGTATTCTTAAACAATGCAAAAacttcgaaaataaaaaaataatcaatgcAAATAGAATATTCTCAGATGtgaaaattctaaccaatgtcctACAGGGTGCATGAATTGGGTTTTGAGTCTCcatataaaaatttttcatatttCTTTTCAGCTAAATCTCTAATTCGAGACCTAAAAAGTAATATAAGCATAATAAACATGCTTTTATTATGATTGAGTCTTTTCTACTTTCATTAAActgaatttatttattgaattttactaAGTTATATCTTGTTTTAAACTTATTAAGAtaaatgataaaatttttattattgaatttttgtTGTTGTATAATCTTgtttggattaaaaaaaaaacgaaataaaagaaaaagaaaaaaattagtgcaTAAAGATCTAATAAAGGTTTTTTTTCTTTAGTATGTCTCGCTGCTCAcctcttttcttttgatttggttttggttttgcttttatcttaaatttaatcATTTTATTTTGATTGAATATTGTGTGGGGACTCATTATTTTGAAGCTATCTAAGTTTTTCACCtccattttatgaatttgattagGTTTCAAACATGTTGGCCTTGCTTAAAGGGAATTGGTTTATTCCAATTCTAAAAGAAGTGATTGAGATTTTATTTCAAGAAAGACTAATAAAGGTTGGTagattttcattttgtaatttgcttaatttatttttttttaatatgattttatttgtttaaataacTACGATTGTTACATTTACTTGCTGTATGTTGTGCAgtcattatttcaaaaatttagaatCTGATTATTGTTTTGGTGAACTACTAAGAGGAAAAACAAAAgagcagaaaagaaaaagaaaaaaaaaattaggttcTTAACAATAAGGGAGGACAAACCACTTCTGGTGGCTGGTGTCAAAGGTGAACCTCATCAGTTCCGCTACCTCTAGATCCCATCTTTGCCAACCGATCTGCCACGACATTAGCTTCTCTCGGGATAAGCTCAAAACGAATATCCCAATCCCTTCTTAACTTCAAGTCAAAGATCAGTTGTATCACTTCTTTTTTAAGATGCCAGAGTAGAACTTGCCAACTAGTCACTAGCTCAAAAGCTGCTGCGCAATCTGTCTCACAAACAACAAGCTTAAGACCCGCCTCCCAAGCCCAAGCCAAACCTTTCCATATACTCCACAACTCCATCTTGATGACACTAGATCCAAAGGAATTTCCTGAGCATCCCATTATCCATTGACTGGAGCTATCGTGAATTACCCACCTAAAACCAGCACAATCATTCCCCAAGTTCACACTCCCATCACAATTTAACTTCCAAGCACCAGGTTCTGGTGGAGACCAAGACAGAGGTTTTAATCCCTGGATGCAACACACTCGATTCTGAGTTGTATATTCAAAATCTACCATGCACCTGCGAGCCTTGTATGCAATTGACCCAGTAGATCCAAAAACTCCCTGAAAATTACCCATATTTCTATCTTGCCAAATTGACCATATTATAGCTGCAAATTTGGAACAACCTTCATTGAGGAGGCCATGCTTGAACCAATCATGCACCTCGTAAGAGTCAAAGAAACACACATCAGAAAAACCTAGAGAAACCCAAACTGATCGCACCACTTCACAATCCCGAAAACAATGAAGAATTGTCTCCGCAAGTTAATTGCAACGTGTACATAAGGATGAGGAGGAGAGATGTCGCCGAAAACGCAGATATTGAGTTGGTACAGCATCATGAAGGCAAAGCCACACTAGGAGCCTCAACTTTTCAGGGATCCGCGCCTTCCAAAGCCAAAGCCAGTTGATATTCCTATCCCAATTCAACTTCTTCTGAATTAACCATAAATATCCTTGTTTAGCAGAGTAAATAGTGTGCTCCCAACTCCAACCCAAATCACGACCAGAAGCCGAAATATGTACTAAACTAAGAATGTCTTCCCTTAAGTCCCTAGGAATAAAAGAGTAAATCCTCTCCAAATGCCAAACTCCATCACGGTAAACATCTTCAATGGTCAAAGCAGCCTCACAGATATCAAGAAATTCAACCCTCGCTCCTACTGGCCCAGAGTGCAACCAAGAGTCAAACCAGAAATTCTTAGAAAGAGCTCCCACTTCCCAAACAAACCCTTCCTTTAATACGGAAACTGAGTGCACAATAGACTTCCATATATACGATGAAGAACCCATTGCTTTAACTGCAAATAGGTTTCTATTCTAGAGGTATTTCTGAAGCATAATCTTAATCCACAGTTTCTCTTGATTCATCAAAATTTACCAAACTAGCTTTCCTAATAAATCTGATTATTGTttacttgaatatttttttttaccaaagataaaaaaattcgaaCCCACAGTCCATAAACTTATCCCTTCTTCtattatttagattttttaatttaataatctcATCCAAAACTTTTATTTGGCtcatctattattttttatttatctatacatGTAAGATTGAGATTGGAAAAAAATGGagcaaaaattttcttttaaaataacttttcttATCAATaattcattataaatatatttattacttttaaaatttaagtttaaaaCTAGTGAAaggtatttaaaaatttaatattttaatccaACTAATGGCGGTCAAGCAAAGCTATAAATACGAAGCCTTCTTTTTCCAAACGGACAAAGTCACACGAAAAGGAAGAAGGAATTGGGggattagggttttgggtttcgaGTTTCTGTGAACGGTTAacgaagaaaagaagatgatCGAGGTGGTTCTGAACGATCGATTGGGGAAGAAGGTTCGCGTGAAGTGCAACGATGACGACACCATCGGCGACCTGAAGAAGCTGGTTGCAGCTCAGACGGGAACGAGGGCCGATAAGATTCGCATCCAGAAGTGGTACACCATCTACAAGGATCACATCACCCTCAAAGATTACGAGATCCACGACGGCATGGGCCTCGAGCTCTACTACAACTAAAATCCCTCTTCAAAGGTCTCTTCTTTCCTCTTCCCTATTCTTCTTGATTTTAGGGTTCTCCGTGATTTTGCGTTTAATTAACAATTGGCTTGTTATGTAATCTGTTTCCGTGTTTGAATTTACCTTTCCCGAACATCGTGGATTCATAattttgttcttgatgtgtttaaGCCGAGTCTTAATCTAAATTTCCGAATTTGCATTTGTTCCCCCCTTGAGTCTTCAGTCTTCACGTTTGATTATGCGCAAATGGTTTATTAACTCATCACCAGTAAAGGTTATTTATTGAAGGAATCGCACGATTTCTGTGCATGCTGGTTCTCGAGATTGATCTTATTTTGTTGCTTGTTTCAGGTGCTATTAATGGCGTAATATAGTATGTGCTGGGAACTGTATAAATGCGTTGAATGTAACTTTTGACTCGCAAAAAACCCCTTTGATTGGAATAATGTACATACCCGAATGATATTGGGTTTAATTTGCTGTTGGAACAATATGTTACTTTGTTATATATAACATATTTGATGTCTTCCTGGTTTATATGAATATGCACTATTTGTGGAACTATCATTGCCTTCTAAAATTCTATTCAAATCTAGATATTCATACTCTTTACGTTCTTCATTAAAAGAACATATAAATTAATgagttatatttatataaaatccgGTCATGTGTAAATTAATGAGTTATTTATGTAGTTGATTTTTAGTGCGTGTGTGTAGTAGCATTTTTGTTGAACGAAATGGTATTTTTACAATGTGCAAAACGAATTGTCATTATGGTAGAGTTCTTC from Arachis hypogaea cultivar Tifrunner chromosome 10, arahy.Tifrunner.gnm2.J5K5, whole genome shotgun sequence includes:
- the LOC112714356 gene encoding ubiquitin-like protein 5: MIEVVLNDRLGKKVRVKCNDDDTIGDLKKLVAAQTGTRADKIRIQKWYTIYKDHITLKDYEIHDGMGLELYYN